A region from the Populus trichocarpa isolate Nisqually-1 chromosome 18, P.trichocarpa_v4.1, whole genome shotgun sequence genome encodes:
- the LOC7476261 gene encoding protein SODIUM POTASSIUM ROOT DEFECTIVE 2, protein MGKLSLGKVLDCLCFTTPGSSCSCFCINSLDSQDDDFEKKPLIPSDKGRLVRLKDVVADNQTLAFQLKPKMVVLRVSMHCNGCARKVKKHVSKMEGVSSYKVDLESKMVVVIGDIIPFEVLESVSRVKNAELWNSPSS, encoded by the exons ATGGGCAAGCTCAGTCTTGGCAAGGTGTTGGACTGCCTTTGTTTTACTACTCCAGGCTCAAGTTGCTCTTGTTTCTGCATCAATTCATTGGATAGTCAAGACGATGACTTTGAGAAAAAACCGTTGATACCTAGTGACAAGGGCAGGTTGGTGAGGTTGAAAGATGTTGTTGCTGATAACCAAACATTGGCCTTTCAACTGAAGCCCAAG ATGGTAGTGCTAAGGGTGTCCATGCACTGCAATGGCTGTGCAAGGAAAGTTAAGAAACATGTTTCAAAGATGGAAG GAGTGAGCTCATACAAAGTAGACCTGGAAAGCAAGATGGTAGTCGTTATTGGAGACATAATTCCCTTTGAAGTGCTGGAGAGTGTCTCAAGGGTAAAAAATGCTGAGCTCTGGAATTCTCCATCCTCATGA